A stretch of DNA from bacterium:
TTCATCGCAGAGACGCAAAGGAAAAATAAATGTAAAATGTAAAATAGGAAATGAAAAATGGGAAATTTTAGTACTTCGCAAGACTCATTACCTTTCAGTTATACATTTTCATTGGACATTTCTCATTTTACATTGTCCATTTTACATTGATTACATAGGTCGAGATTTTTTACTCTTCAGGACTGGGATATCCTTTACCCCAATATCCAGCCCTTGTTTAACTAAATCCACATGAATCCTTGCCGCTTCTTCTGAAGATTTATCATACCAAGGAAGAAATGTTAAGGAAGAAAGCACATCTCTAACTCCTTCCATCTTTCCGGAGTAGAAACCCCCATAATAGAGTTCGTAAGTAGTAACTGGAGAAACATAGCATTCATATTCCTCAAGCACCCAGGATAACACATCTCCATAGACTGGAGCATCTCTTAAATAATCAATTATCACATCTGTATCTATACAAATTCTTTGGGTTGCCACTTTTTCCATGACTCAAATAACTCCTTATAGATAAGATTAACATTGACTCCTTTCCAACTACCTTTTGCCCTTTTGAATCTTTCTAAATCTTTAACATCTTTCTCATCTCGATTCACCTTATAAATACAAAGCATTTTGTCCTTCACCTCAACTTCCACATCTTCTCTTTCGTATAATCCCAGCATGTTACAGATATTTCTTGGTAAAGTAATTACTGCCTCCTCAGTTGGTTGCACTGTTAACAATTTTCATCACCTCCTTGAGTTTTACTTCTCATTTTCATCCTCCTGCATAAATCT
This window harbors:
- a CDS encoding type II toxin-antitoxin system VapC family toxin; this translates as MEKVATQRICIDTDVIIDYLRDAPVYGDVLSWVLEEYECYVSPVTTYELYYGGFYSGKMEGVRDVLSSLTFLPWYDKSSEEAARIHVDLVKQGLDIGVKDIPVLKSKKSRPM